In the Sandaracinus amylolyticus genome, GAAGAACGAGAGCATGACCAGGAGAGGCGACGTGCGCATGACGCGCCGCTCATCGACACACGATGTGTGTGGTTGCGCTCTCCGATCCGGCCGACGCGCGATCTAGCCCTTCGCGACCTGCGCGCGTAACGATATGCTCGACGCGATGCTGACCCCTTCGGGCAGGGGCGGCGAGACCGGTCCGTCATCCGAGATGCAGAGCGCGATCTCGCGGCTGGTGGGCAGCCTCGTCGCCGGCAAGTACCGCGTGAAGCGCCTCCTCGGCCACGGCGGGATGGGCAGCGTCTACAAGGCCGAGAACGTCGCGATCGGGCGCACCGTCGCGCTGAAGGTGCTGCACACGCACCTCGCGGACGACGGCGTCACCCTCGCGCGCTTCCAGCGCGAGGCGCGCCTCGCCGCGAGCGCGGGCCACGATCACATCGTCGAGATCCTCGACATGGGCGTCGAGCCCTCGGGCGCGCCCTACATCGTGATGGAGTACGTGCGCGGGCAGAGCCTCGGGAAGCTGCTCGCGAGCGAGCCTCCGTTCGAGGTCGTGCGCGCGGCGCGCGTCGCGGGCGGCATCCTCGCCGCGCTCGGCGCGGTCCACACCCGCGGCATCGTGCATCGCGACCTCAAGCCCGAGAACGTGATGCTCACCACGAAGGGCGGACAGAGCGACTTCGTGAAGCTCTTCGACTTCGGCATCTCGACGTTCGTCGAGGCCGCGCTCGATCCCTCGGGGCCCCTCGACCTGACGCCGAGCGGGCGCACGATGGGCACGCCGTTCTACGCGAGCCCCGAGCAGATCTCGGGCGAGCGCGGGCGCGATGCGCGCGTCGACATCTGGGCCGTCGGCGTGCTGCTCTACCAGATGCTCGTCGGGAAGAAGCCCTTCGAGGGTCGCAACTTCCCCGAGCTCTGCCGCGCGATCCTCGAGAGCACGCCGGTGCATCCGCGCGCGATCCGTCCCGAGCTGCCCGAGGCGCTCGACGCGGTGGTGATGCGCGCGCTCGAGAAGGACCCGGGCAAGCGCTTCCAGAGCGCGAGCGCGATGGCCGCGGCGCTCGTGCCGTTCGGCGCGGTGCCGCTCGCCGAGGAGCCCGAGCCGACCGACACGTTCACCTGGGACATGCGCGAGCTGCGCGCGCGCGAGGCGGTGCTGCGGGGCGCGGGCGCACGACCGGGCAGCGATCCGCCCGAGGGGCTCGAGGGCACGGCCGCGGTGCGCGGCGAGGTGCTGAGCTCCCTCCTCGAGTTCCTGCGCGATCGGCTCGGAGGTCCGCGCTTCGAGCGCCTGATCGACGACACCGAGCCGAGCGTGCGCGCGGTGCTGCGCGCGCGTCTCGATCCGAGCGCGTGGTATCCGGGCAGCGCGCTCTGCGTGCTCGAGATCGCGGATCGCAGCTACGCGGGCGGCGATCGGCGATTGATCGCGGACGCGGGGCGCTCGCTCGCGCGGCGATCGATCGGGCGCGATCCCGGCGCGCTGGTGCGCACGGTGACGCCCGAGCTGCTCTTCGCGATGACCGCGGATCTGTGGCGGCGCTTCTTCGCGGGCGGGGAGCCGAAGGTGACGACCGCATCGCGCGGCCTCGGTCGCCTCGAGATCCGCGGCGCGACGAACGGCGGTCTGGTGCGCGCCGTCGCGATGATGGGCTTCCTCGACGAAGCGCTGACCACCGCGGGCGCGCGCGACGTCGACGTGCGCCTCGCATCCGCCGCCGCGCTGGGCGACCCCGCCGACGTCTACGAAGCGACCTGGAGCAGCTGAGCGAGTGTCCAATCGGCTCGCCGGCGCAGGGCCCTGCCGTCCGCGTGCGCCGCACGGTCCCGTGCGGGCCCTTCGCCAGCGAGCACTCCAGCTGGACTGAGCCGCTACTCCTCGGCGGCCTCGATGTCGTCGTCCTCGGGGAACACCGGCGTCTCGATCCCCGCGAGGAAAGGCTCCCACTCGACGTAGCGACGCGTCGGTGCGGCCATCACGAGCGCCGTGCTCCAGCCCGGTCGCACCGGGCGCGAGCGCAGCAGCATCCCGGCCTCGTCGGGCGTCGCCCAGCCCTTGCGCAGGTTGCAGTCGCGGCACGACGTCACGAGGTTCTCCCACGTCGAGCGACCACCGCGCGATCGCGGCATCACGTGATCGAGGTTGAGCTCGCGCGTGCCGGGCCTGCGCCCGCAGTACTGACACGTGAACGAGTCGCGCAGGAAGATGTTGCGGCGCGAGAGGCGCAGCGGCGCGTGCGGCACGCGGTTGTACCCCGAGAGCAACAGCACGCGCGGCACGCGGATGCGACCGCGCGGTGTTCCGACGAACTCGTCGCCTTCGTGCACCTGGTGCGACGACGAGAGCGAGGCCCACTGCGAGAAGTCGTGGGGCTCGTAGGCGCGATCGAGCGCGCGAGCGCGCCCGAGGTAGAGCAGCGTGAAGCCGTGGCGCGCAGTCGTGATGCGCACCGGCTGGAAGCTGCGGTTGAGCACGAGGACCGGCGCGGACAGACCGGTCTTCGCCGCGCGACCCGGCTTGGGCGCGGCCTCGGTGCTGGGATTCGAGTCTTCTGCGTGCAGCGCGCCTCGCTCGGACTTGTCGGCCGAGCCGGCCTGCTCCTTCGAGCTGGCATCGCGCGGGTCACGCAGACCACGGCGAGCACGGGACTCCACGGCGAGGACCTTAGCACAACGGACCCCTCGGGCTCCTGGCTGAACGCGCAGGGGTCCCGTTGCGTGCGCGGAGGTGCGCTGGTAATCACCGCCCGCCATGGCGGGCCAGAACGCGGACTCGCGCGGTGGGCGCGAGCGCGGAGACGCGACGCTCCCCAGCGCACCTCCCGACGTCGATCTCTTCCGCGAGCCCGGTGACGAGGACGCGCCGAGCGATCGTCGCGACGCGCCGCACGAGGGCGAGGGCGAGCGCACCACGCCGCGCGCGCGCCCCGCGTGCACCATCGCGGTCGGTGGCAGCAAGGGCGGCGTCGGGACCAGCGTCGTCGCTGCGAACCTCGCGCTCTACCTCGCGAGCATCGGACGCCGCGTGCTCCTCGTCGACGCCGATCCCGGCGGCGCGAACCTCCACACGCTCGTCGGCGCGCCGAGCCCGACGCGCCCGCGCGCCGACAACCGTGCGGCGGGGCGCCCGGTCGACACCCAGATCCAGGGGCTGCGCTTGCTCTGGGGCGGGCTCGACGAGGGGCTGCGAGGTCGTCGCGGCGGCGGGCGTCGCAAGCTCGCGCGTGCGGTCGAGAGCGCCGAGGCCGACTACGTCGTGCTCGATCTCGGCAAGTGCACGAACCGCGGCGGCATCGACGCGCTCCTGAGCGCGGATCTCTCGCTCGTGCTCACGCTGCCCGAGCCCACCGCGCTCGAGAGCGCGTACCGCTTCGTGCGCCGCGCGTTCCTCCGCTATTTGCACCGCAGCGTGATCGATCAGCCGACGCGCCTCGCGCTGATGCAGAAAGCGCGCGAGCTCGGAGGCGCGCCCGCGCCGCTCGATCTGTGGCGCACCCTCGAGGACGACGGCGATCCGCTCGCCGAGGTCGTGCGCGACGCGATGGAGCGCTTCCATCCGAACCTCGTGATCAGCCAGACGCGCCTGCGCGCGGATCTCGAGCTCGGCGATCAGGTGCGCAGCGCGGCGCGGCGCCGTCTCGGCATCGGCATCGAGTACCTCGGGCACGTCGAGTACGACGACACCGTGTGGAGCTGCGTGCGCGCGCGGCGCTTGTTGCTCATCGAGAGCCCGGGCACGAAGGCGAGCAAGAACGTCGAGAAGATCGCGCGTCGACTGCTCGCGCTGCAGACCGGCAAGCGCAAGCCTCCGGCGCGCACGGTGCCGCCCGAGAGCCATCACGATCTGCTCGAGGTCGATCGCGGCGCGACCGACGAAGAGGTGCGCCGCGCGTTCAAGCGCGCGCGCGACATCTACGCGGAGGACGCGCTCGCGTGTTACTCGCTCTTCGAGTCGCACGAGCTCGAGGTGCTGCGCGCGCGCCTCGAAGAGGCGTACGACGTGCTGCTCGATCCGGTGCGGCGGAAGCCCTACGAGCTCTCGGTGTTCCCGCCGTCCGAGGAGCACGAGGAGCCGGTGCCCGCGCGCATGTCGCGGAACGAGCCGCTGCCGCCCGCGCCCGAGCTCACGCCGGACACCGACTACACGGGCGCGCTGCTGCGCGCGGTGCGCGAGTCGCAGGGCATCTCGCTGCGCGACGTCAGCGCGCGCACGAAGGTCGGGCTGCCCTACCTCGAGGCGATCGAGGGCGACGCGTTCGACGCGCTGCCGGCACCGGTCTACGTGCGCGGCTTCGTCACCGAGATCGCGAAGGCGCTGAAGCTCGACGCGGCGCAGGTCGCACGCACGTACGTCCGGCGCTATCGACGTCACCTCGAGGAGCGAGGGAAGAGCGTATGACGCTGGTGCTCGCGTCGGCGTCGCCGCGGCGGCGCGAGATCCTGACGACGCTCGGCGTCGCGTTCGAGGTGCGGCCGAGCAACGCCGACGAGACGCAGCGCGAGGGAGAGCCCGCGCGCGCGTACGTGCAGCGCGTCGCAGCCGCGAAGGCCGTCGAGATCGCGAGCGCGTGCGAGGCGGGGCGCTGGGTGCTCGGGGCGGACACCATCGTGGTCGTCGACGGAGAGCTGCTCGGCAAGCCGGAGAGCGACGCGGCCGCGCGCGGGATGCTGCGCATGCTCGCGGGTCGTTGGCACGAGGTGATCACCGGCGTCGCGCTGGCGCGTGACGGCGACGTGATCGAGACCATCGCGGTGACCACGCGCGTCGCGTTCCGGCCGCTCACGGTCGACATGGTCGAGCGCTACGTCGCGACGGGCGAGGGGCGCGACAAGGCGGGCGCGTACGGCGCGCAGGGCATCGCGTCGGGGTTCGTGCGCGGCATCGAGGGCTCGCACTCGAACGTGATCGGGCTGCCCGCGGCGGAGACGATCGAGCTGCTCGAGAAGCACGGCGTGATCGCGCCGTGGCCGGGGAGCGCGCGATGAGCGACGTCGCGGCGCGGCTCGCGGCGGTGCGCGCGCGGATCGACGCGGCGTGCGCGCGGTGCGGGCGCGATCCGTCGACGGTCGCGCTCGTCGCGGTGAGCAAGACGCAGGGCGCCGACGCGGTGCGCGCTGCGTACGAGGCGGGCCAGCGCGTGTTCGGCGAGAACTACGTGCAGGAGCTGGTCGAGAAGGCGAGGGCGCTCGCGGATCTGTCCGAGCTGCGCTGGCACTTCATCGGGCACCTCCAGCGCAACAAGGTGAAGGACGTCGCGCCGGTCGCGCGCTGCATCGAGACCGTGGACTCGGTGCGCCTGGTCGAGGCGATCGCGAAGCGCGGCGATGCGAGCGCGCCGCTCGAGGTGATGCTGCAGGTGAACGTCGGCGGCGAGGCGCAGAAGTCGGGCTGCACGCCGGCCGAGCTGCCCGCGCTGATCGACGCGGTGCGCGCGACGCCGCTCGTCCTGCGCGGGCTGATGACGGTGCCGCCGCTCGGTCAGGAGCCGGAGGCGTCGCGCCCGCACTTCCGCGCGCTGCGCGAGCTCGCGCAGCAGCACGGGCTGCGCGAGCTCTCGATGGGCATGAGCGCGGATCTCGAGGTCGCGATCGAAGAGGGCGCGACCATCGTGCGCGTCGGCACCGCGATCTTCGGCGCGCGCGGCTGATCAGACGAGCGCGCGGCGTCGCTCGAGGATCGCGACGCGCTCGTGCCGACGTGCGGGCGGATCGATCGCCGTGCGCGTGCCGTAGCTGAGCGGGCGCTGCCGGACGAGCGTGCCGTCCTCGAACGTCAGCTCCTCCATGAAGCGGCGCGGACCGAAGTCGTAGACCCAGGTCTCGATCGCGACGGTCACGGTGACGCTGTCGGCGATGACCGTGCCCGCGACGATGCGGCTGCCCACGGTGCGGGTGCGCGAGACCGTGCTGGTCGTGATCGACGCGGGGTCGCCGCAGATCGAGCGCACGTAGTGGATGGGGTCGCCGGTCACGACGAGGCGCGTTCCGCAACGGAGCGCGTGGGCGGTGCCGTCGAACAGGAAGGGTGATGCGACGAGGGCGAGGAGCGAGAGCCAGCGGGCCATGGGTTCCTCCGAAGCGCGAAGCGAGCTGTCGAACTGTGGGGCGGGTCGAGCGCTCACGCTCGCTGTGTCGATTCCACGCCGAGCGCTTCGCGCTCGACGAAGCAACCGGGAGACCGATTCAATTCGCGCGCACCCGAGGCTCGCGCGATGGAGCCGGGAGCGCGCCCGGCTCCGGTGTCCGTGCGCGAATACGTGCCTTTTTGCATGGCACGCACGTTGTTTTCGCACCTCGGACGACATGAGCTCTGCAGTGCATGGCGCGTCCCCCGAGGACTCCGGCGAGCACCCCATCACCCGCGCTCCGGCGACGTCGGAGCCCGATGCGCCGCGACCACCGGCGCACCCGAGCTTCGAGGACCTCGACACCGAGGAGATCCCGACGCGCGTGCACAAGCTCGCGCAGCACGAGGTGCGCGCGATCTTCGAGGGCACCGCGGAGCGCAGCGTCGAC is a window encoding:
- a CDS encoding serine/threonine-protein kinase is translated as MLTPSGRGGETGPSSEMQSAISRLVGSLVAGKYRVKRLLGHGGMGSVYKAENVAIGRTVALKVLHTHLADDGVTLARFQREARLAASAGHDHIVEILDMGVEPSGAPYIVMEYVRGQSLGKLLASEPPFEVVRAARVAGGILAALGAVHTRGIVHRDLKPENVMLTTKGGQSDFVKLFDFGISTFVEAALDPSGPLDLTPSGRTMGTPFYASPEQISGERGRDARVDIWAVGVLLYQMLVGKKPFEGRNFPELCRAILESTPVHPRAIRPELPEALDAVVMRALEKDPGKRFQSASAMAAALVPFGAVPLAEEPEPTDTFTWDMRELRAREAVLRGAGARPGSDPPEGLEGTAAVRGEVLSSLLEFLRDRLGGPRFERLIDDTEPSVRAVLRARLDPSAWYPGSALCVLEIADRSYAGGDRRLIADAGRSLARRSIGRDPGALVRTVTPELLFAMTADLWRRFFAGGEPKVTTASRGLGRLEIRGATNGGLVRAVAMMGFLDEALTTAGARDVDVRLASAAALGDPADVYEATWSS
- a CDS encoding HNH endonuclease, which translates into the protein MESRARRGLRDPRDASSKEQAGSADKSERGALHAEDSNPSTEAAPKPGRAAKTGLSAPVLVLNRSFQPVRITTARHGFTLLYLGRARALDRAYEPHDFSQWASLSSSHQVHEGDEFVGTPRGRIRVPRVLLLSGYNRVPHAPLRLSRRNIFLRDSFTCQYCGRRPGTRELNLDHVMPRSRGGRSTWENLVTSCRDCNLRKGWATPDEAGMLLRSRPVRPGWSTALVMAAPTRRYVEWEPFLAGIETPVFPEDDDIEAAEE
- a CDS encoding helix-turn-helix domain-containing protein; this encodes MAGQNADSRGGRERGDATLPSAPPDVDLFREPGDEDAPSDRRDAPHEGEGERTTPRARPACTIAVGGSKGGVGTSVVAANLALYLASIGRRVLLVDADPGGANLHTLVGAPSPTRPRADNRAAGRPVDTQIQGLRLLWGGLDEGLRGRRGGGRRKLARAVESAEADYVVLDLGKCTNRGGIDALLSADLSLVLTLPEPTALESAYRFVRRAFLRYLHRSVIDQPTRLALMQKARELGGAPAPLDLWRTLEDDGDPLAEVVRDAMERFHPNLVISQTRLRADLELGDQVRSAARRRLGIGIEYLGHVEYDDTVWSCVRARRLLLIESPGTKASKNVEKIARRLLALQTGKRKPPARTVPPESHHDLLEVDRGATDEEVRRAFKRARDIYAEDALACYSLFESHELEVLRARLEEAYDVLLDPVRRKPYELSVFPPSEEHEEPVPARMSRNEPLPPAPELTPDTDYTGALLRAVRESQGISLRDVSARTKVGLPYLEAIEGDAFDALPAPVYVRGFVTEIAKALKLDAAQVARTYVRRYRRHLEERGKSV
- a CDS encoding Maf family protein; the protein is MTLVLASASPRRREILTTLGVAFEVRPSNADETQREGEPARAYVQRVAAAKAVEIASACEAGRWVLGADTIVVVDGELLGKPESDAAARGMLRMLAGRWHEVITGVALARDGDVIETIAVTTRVAFRPLTVDMVERYVATGEGRDKAGAYGAQGIASGFVRGIEGSHSNVIGLPAAETIELLEKHGVIAPWPGSAR
- a CDS encoding YggS family pyridoxal phosphate-dependent enzyme — its product is MSDVAARLAAVRARIDAACARCGRDPSTVALVAVSKTQGADAVRAAYEAGQRVFGENYVQELVEKARALADLSELRWHFIGHLQRNKVKDVAPVARCIETVDSVRLVEAIAKRGDASAPLEVMLQVNVGGEAQKSGCTPAELPALIDAVRATPLVLRGLMTVPPLGQEPEASRPHFRALRELAQQHGLRELSMGMSADLEVAIEEGATIVRVGTAIFGARG
- a CDS encoding DUF2845 domain-containing protein, which produces MARWLSLLALVASPFLFDGTAHALRCGTRLVVTGDPIHYVRSICGDPASITTSTVSRTRTVGSRIVAGTVIADSVTVTVAIETWVYDFGPRRFMEELTFEDGTLVRQRPLSYGTRTAIDPPARRHERVAILERRRALV